A single region of the Acinetobacter sp. WCHA45 genome encodes:
- the rpsB gene encoding 30S ribosomal protein S2, whose protein sequence is MADYNVSMRDLLQAGAHFGHQTRFWNPKMRQYIFGARNKIHIINLEHTVPALNDALNFVNNLASKKNKVLFVGTKRAASNIIREQAQRAGQPYVDHRWLGGMLTNWKTLRQSINRLKDLQTQSQDGTFAKLTKREALERTREMEKLERALGGVKNMGGLPDALFVIDVDHEAIAIKEAKNLGIPVIGIVDTNSNPDNVDYVIPGNDDAIRAVTLYASAMANAILAGKEYAQSQANAQAKGDDAAKDASEA, encoded by the coding sequence ATGGCAGATTACAACGTAAGCATGCGCGACCTTCTTCAAGCAGGCGCACACTTTGGTCACCAAACTCGTTTTTGGAACCCAAAAATGCGTCAATATATTTTCGGCGCGCGTAACAAAATTCACATCATCAACCTTGAGCACACTGTTCCTGCGTTAAATGATGCTTTGAACTTTGTTAACAATCTTGCAAGCAAAAAGAACAAAGTATTGTTCGTTGGTACTAAACGTGCTGCTTCTAACATCATCCGTGAACAAGCTCAACGTGCTGGTCAACCTTATGTAGATCACCGTTGGTTAGGTGGTATGTTGACGAACTGGAAAACACTTCGCCAATCTATCAACCGTTTAAAAGATCTTCAAACTCAATCTCAAGATGGTACTTTTGCTAAGCTTACTAAACGTGAAGCTTTAGAGCGTACTCGTGAGATGGAAAAACTTGAACGTGCTTTAGGCGGCGTTAAAAACATGGGTGGTTTACCTGACGCATTATTTGTAATCGACGTTGATCACGAAGCGATTGCAATCAAAGAAGCGAAAAACTTAGGTATTCCTGTAATCGGTATCGTTGATACAAACTCTAACCCAGATAACGTTGATTATGTTATTCCTGGTAATGACGATGCGATCCGTGCAGTAACTTTATATGCATCAGCTATGGCAAATGCAATTCTTGCTGGTAAAGAATATGCTCAATCACAAGCGAATGCACAAGCTAAAGGCGATGACGCTGCAAAAGATGCTTCTGAGGCTTAA
- a CDS encoding multifunctional CCA addition/repair protein, with protein sequence MQVYLVGGAVRDHLLGRPYHEKDYVVVGATPEQLLSQGYQPVGKDFPVFLHPKTKEEYALARTERKSGIGYHGFQFFTDTTVKLEEDLIRRDLTINAMAMDETGQVYDPYGGQKDLDQKILRHVSDAFTEDPLRVLRVARFAARYASYGFEIAEETLQLMKRIANSGELNALTPERVWKETSRALMEDHADIYFQTLRDCDALKVLFPEIDALFGIPQRPEYHPEIDCGVHTLMALKQACQANYGLDVRFAVLVHDLGKALTPTEELPRHIMHEERGLEPVTNVCERLKVPTHLKNLALIVCKEHLKCHQIKNLKPGTVWRLLQRLDVLRKPEKVIAFVQACECDAKGRLGLEDRPYPQAQYILHAMEIVRNIRAQDLPEHVQGAEIGEMLIQYRIEALAKLKETHDEQF encoded by the coding sequence ATGCAAGTTTATTTAGTAGGCGGTGCTGTTCGAGATCATTTACTCGGTCGCCCCTATCACGAAAAAGATTATGTTGTGGTTGGAGCAACACCTGAACAATTATTATCTCAAGGCTACCAACCCGTTGGAAAGGATTTTCCTGTATTTCTTCATCCAAAAACAAAAGAAGAATATGCACTAGCACGTACTGAAAGAAAATCAGGCATTGGCTATCACGGATTCCAATTTTTTACTGATACCACTGTTAAATTAGAAGAAGATTTAATTCGCCGTGACCTAACAATTAATGCAATGGCAATGGATGAAACTGGACAAGTTTATGATCCATATGGTGGTCAAAAAGATCTTGATCAGAAAATCCTACGCCATGTTTCAGATGCATTTACAGAAGATCCCTTACGTGTGCTACGTGTTGCTCGCTTCGCTGCTCGTTATGCTAGTTATGGATTTGAAATTGCAGAAGAAACTTTGCAATTAATGAAAAGGATTGCCAATTCAGGGGAACTGAATGCTTTAACACCTGAACGTGTATGGAAAGAGACTTCTCGTGCATTAATGGAAGATCATGCTGATATCTATTTTCAAACATTAAGAGATTGTGATGCGCTGAAAGTACTGTTTCCCGAGATAGATGCATTATTTGGTATTCCTCAACGCCCAGAGTACCACCCTGAAATAGATTGTGGTGTACACACCTTAATGGCACTAAAACAAGCTTGTCAGGCCAACTATGGACTAGATGTACGTTTTGCTGTCTTGGTGCATGATTTAGGAAAAGCACTTACTCCAACTGAGGAATTACCACGGCATATCATGCATGAGGAACGTGGATTAGAACCCGTTACAAACGTATGTGAACGCTTGAAAGTTCCCACACATCTGAAAAATTTAGCTTTAATTGTTTGCAAAGAACATCTGAAATGCCATCAAATCAAAAATTTGAAACCTGGTACTGTATGGCGTTTACTACAGCGCTTGGATGTTTTACGAAAACCAGAAAAAGTCATTGCTTTTGTGCAGGCTTGTGAATGCGATGCTAAAGGTCGATTAGGTTTAGAAGATCGCCCTTACCCACAAGCACAGTATATTTTGCATGCCATGGAGATTGTTCGGAATATTAGAGCACAGGATTTACCAGAACATGTTCAAGGTGCAGAAATTGGCGAAATGCTCATTCAGTATCGGATTGAGGCATTAGCAAAACTTAAAGAAACACATGACGAACAATTTTAA
- the map gene encoding type I methionyl aminopeptidase: MNTTYTAPRRLIKTPEEIEKMRVAGKLAAEILDMIKPYIKAGVNTLELDTICRNHIENVQQAIPACVGYGAAPGRPAFQHSICTSVNHVVCHGIPSESKVLKNGDILNIDVTVIKDGYHGDTNMMYIVGGETSILANRLCQVAQEAMYRGMATVKHGSYLGDIGHAIQQYVESERFSVVREYCGHGIGNVFHDEPQVLHYGQKGTGMRLEAGMTFTIEPMVNAGVWQTKLLGDKWTVVTKDHKLSAQYEHTILVTETGIEVLTARPEEDLSRFM, translated from the coding sequence ATGAACACGACTTATACAGCTCCTCGTCGATTAATCAAAACGCCCGAAGAAATTGAAAAGATGCGTGTTGCAGGAAAACTGGCGGCTGAAATTTTAGACATGATTAAGCCGTATATTAAAGCAGGCGTAAATACCTTAGAACTTGATACAATTTGTCGTAATCACATTGAAAATGTACAACAAGCAATTCCAGCATGTGTTGGCTATGGCGCTGCACCTGGTCGTCCAGCATTTCAACATTCGATTTGTACTTCAGTTAACCATGTCGTTTGTCATGGTATTCCCTCTGAAAGTAAAGTTTTAAAAAATGGTGATATTCTCAATATTGATGTCACTGTCATTAAAGATGGTTATCACGGCGATACCAACATGATGTATATCGTCGGTGGAGAGACTTCTATTCTTGCAAATCGTCTCTGCCAAGTTGCACAAGAAGCCATGTATCGTGGTATGGCTACGGTTAAACACGGCTCTTATCTTGGCGATATTGGACATGCAATCCAACAATATGTTGAGTCTGAACGTTTTAGTGTTGTGCGTGAATATTGTGGTCATGGTATTGGCAATGTTTTCCATGATGAACCACAAGTTTTACACTATGGTCAGAAAGGTACGGGTATGCGCTTAGAAGCAGGCATGACGTTTACGATTGAGCCAATGGTCAATGCAGGGGTTTGGCAAACAAAACTTTTAGGTGACAAATGGACTGTGGTTACTAAAGACCACAAGCTTTCAGCTCAATATGAACATACCATTTTGGTAACAGAAACAGGCATCGAAGTACTTACTGCT
- the tsf gene encoding translation elongation factor Ts, whose amino-acid sequence MTAITASMVKELRDRTGLAMMECKKALTEAGGDIELAIDNLRKSGQAKAAKKAGNIAADGAITIIQNGNKAILVEVNCQTDFVAKDENFKNFSDKVAAAALAANETDAAKIAELKLEDGATVEEARVALVQKIGENIQVRRAQIVEGENLAVYKHGLKIGVVVSYTGDADTGKGIAMHVAAFNPVAVNAESVSADLIAKEKEIAEAKALESGKPANIVEKMVTGSVEKYLNEVALDRQMYVIDNDKKVADVLKATGTVVAQFVRFEVGEGIEKKAEMSFADEVAAAQAAAAQ is encoded by the coding sequence ATGACTGCAATTACTGCAAGCATGGTAAAAGAATTACGTGACCGTACTGGTCTTGCAATGATGGAATGCAAAAAAGCATTAACAGAAGCAGGCGGTGACATTGAACTTGCGATTGATAACCTTCGTAAATCAGGTCAAGCAAAAGCTGCTAAAAAAGCAGGTAACATTGCTGCTGATGGTGCGATCACTATCATCCAAAACGGTAATAAAGCAATTCTTGTTGAAGTTAACTGTCAAACTGACTTCGTTGCTAAAGACGAAAACTTCAAAAACTTCTCTGATAAAGTTGCTGCTGCTGCACTTGCTGCAAATGAAACTGATGCTGCAAAAATTGCTGAACTTAAGCTTGAAGATGGCGCAACTGTAGAAGAAGCTCGTGTTGCACTGGTTCAAAAAATTGGTGAAAACATTCAAGTTCGTCGTGCTCAAATCGTTGAAGGCGAAAACTTGGCTGTTTATAAGCACGGTTTAAAAATCGGTGTTGTTGTTTCTTACACAGGTGATGCTGACACTGGTAAAGGTATTGCAATGCACGTTGCTGCGTTCAACCCAGTTGCAGTAAATGCTGAATCTGTTTCTGCTGACTTGATCGCTAAAGAGAAAGAAATTGCTGAAGCGAAAGCATTAGAATCAGGCAAGCCTGCAAACATCGTTGAGAAAATGGTAACTGGTTCAGTTGAGAAATACTTGAACGAAGTTGCACTTGATCGTCAAATGTATGTTATCGATAACGACAAGAAAGTTGCTGACGTATTAAAAGCAACGGGTACAGTTGTAGCTCAATTCGTTCGCTTCGAAGTAGGTGAAGGTATTGAGAAGAAAGCTGAAATGAGCTTTGCTGACGAAGTTGCTGCTGCTCAAGCTGCTGCTGCTCAATAA